The genomic region ctagtataactatgggagaatctagagatataacacaagccaccatagggagcattcactttcctgctatacattattttgctctcttcataggtagatgcattaatggtaaagatgagacatgtcgcatgtgtgtccctgacctcagtattcttcggagtgctgtgttaggagacaaatcttataatttgtgatccattgttgcacgtaggttgcatcttaatagatttaatgaagATTTCTTTgggggaatttatgcaacccgcatagctaactttcttggtatagccatacgcgaagatgatattgaattacctcctgcttacctagactttaatgctatggttcaccaccagttcgtcgagaggaatgaatcacctctccagtatcgactaatctttgacaaacgtcgtgctgtccatattactctccttgctcctgccttctttgattatcaggcaagaggaagatataccattaccagagaggaggcagatgagtatgagaggagagcggaggccgctcgtcgccacgcagcagctcagcaggcgatagccgctgcatctcagtacgaccccaactactattatggatatccaccaggccagccgtggccatagaccaacttaggccaaaagcctaagcttgggggagtacgtatttcccaccaacattacatttatgttcacacactcattgatagatgtcagtgctcatactttttcattgtatcatccatgctagtttattttcctttttatgctttcttcttgtgtgtttaataaaccttaagaaaaacaaaaaaattagttgtagcttttaatcagtttaatttccatgcgtgtagtagtaattaaaaagaaaacccaaaaagattttctgttcttcttttacttgttgggagctctcccgtgtaaatagttttatttcttttcttttatttgggggtcgataggagaagaccataattaaattgttgaagtggctcttatatgcattattgcttatctgacaaaagagcccatattgtcttgtcttctcctgtttattgaatgcctgcagattccagcttagttcaatgcacgtgcactattattattattcacatcatttgatcgtgcaagtgaaaggcaattataatgatatatgatggactgactgagatgagaaaagttggtatgaactcgacctctcttgtttttgtaaatatgattagttcatcgttcctgattcagcctattatggataaacatgttcgcaatgacaactagagatcatagtttcttatgccatgcttgattagctatgagttataatgctttaccttgcgtgccaacatgctattaaaatggttatgatgtggtatgatagggtggtatcctcctctgaatgatttaagtgacttgacttggcgcatgttcacgcatgtagttgaaacaaaatcaatatagccttcacgatatttatgctcatggtggattatatcctactcatgcttgcattcggtgttgattaatttatatgcatgttcatgatcgttgtcgctatctagctggtcgcttcccagtcttttgctagccttcacctgtactaagcgggaatactgcttgtgcatccaaatcccttaaaccccaaagttattccacatgagtccactatacctacctatatacggtatctacctgccgttccaagtaaatttgtatgtgccaaactctaaaccttcaaataattatcctgttttgtatgctcgaatagatcatgtatcaactagggttgtctgtatcttccatgttaggcgggttattctcaagaggagtggactccgctcctcactcacgagataaatggctaaTCACTGGGatgccagtcccatgctttatgcaaactaaatcaaaataattgcaaacaaaactctcccTGGGACTcttattagttggaggcactcgttgtttcgagcaagccatggattgatgcttgttggtggaagggggagtataaacttcaccattttgtttgggaaccgcctataatgtgtgtagcatggaagatatcgccatctcttggttgttatgttgacaatgaaagtataccgctcaaaatattattcacctctgtttcaaaaccgagctctgacacctctacaaatccccgcttccctctgcgaagagcctatctgtttacttttatgctgagtcatcatcctcttattaaaaagcaccagttggagagcaccgctgtcatttgcattcattactgttagtttatattgagtatgacttgactggatcttttttaccatgaattacaatgtctagtcagtccttggtctttaaaggtgatctgcatttatgttttgcggtctcagaaagggctagcgagataccatcttgttatatcatattatgattgttttgagaaagtgttgtcatccgagatttattattatggctcgctggttgattatgctattgatatgagtaaacttgagacctatgcgttattgtgaatgtgtttagttataatctttgctaaaaacttgaatgctggctttacatatttacaacaacaagagcaaacagagtttgtaaaagtttttctttatcactttcagtttatcaactgaattgcttgaggacaagcaaaggcttaagcttgggggagttgatacgtctctgtcgtatctacttttccaaacacttttgcccttattttggactctaacttgcatgatttgaatggaactaacccggactaacgctgttttcagcataattaccatggtgttatttatgtgcagaaacaaacgttctcggaatgacctgaaacttcacagagcaacttttcagaaaatatgaaaaatacctgcaaaagatgaaggccagggggcccaccacctctccacgagggtgggaggcgcgcgcccctacctcctgggccccatgttgcctctccgactccaactccaactccatatattgtgtttcggggagaaaaaaattagagagaaaaaatcatcacgttttacgatacggagccgccgccaagccctaaaacctctcgggagggctgatctggagtccgtttggggctccggagaggggaatccgtcgccatcgtcatcatcaaccatcctccatcaccaatttcatgatgctcaccgccgtgcgtgagtaattccatcgtaggcttgctggacggtgatgggttggatgggatctatcatgtaatcgagttggttttgttagggtttgatccctagtatccactatgttttgagattgatgttgctatgactttgctatgcttaatgcttgtcactagggcccgagtgccatgatttcagatctgaacctattatgttttcatcaatatatgagtgttcttgatcctatcttgcaagtctatagtcacctattatgtgttatgatccgttaactccgaagtgacaataaccgggatacttaccggtgatgaccgtagtttgaggagttcatgtattcactatgtgttaatgctttgttccggttctctattaaaaggaggccttaatatcccttagtttccgtaaggaccccgctgccacgggagggtaggacaaaagatgtcatgcaagttcttttccataagcacgtatgactatatttggaatacatgcctacattatatcaatgaactggagctagttctgtgtcaccctaggttatgattgttacatgatgaaccgcatccggcataattctccatcaccgatccattgcctacgagctttccatatattgttctccacttatttacttttccgttgctattgctatcatcactacaaaataccaaaaacattacttttactattgttaccttttgctactgttaccaccactatcatattactttgctactaaacactttgctgcagatattaagtttcaaggtgtggttgaattgacaacttagctgctaatacttgagaatattctttggctccccttgtgtcgaatcaataaatttgggttgaatattctacccttgaaaattgttgcgatcccctatacttgtgggttatcagagctcTGAACTCCTccgctacttcgtctgcgccaacgagatcaagtccaacacccccgcatcgacgtcgctgccgtcttcctcaaccaTCAGCCACCGTAACATTGTCGTTCGATCCGCGCTGCCCTGAGCTCCCCTGTCTTCCCCTAGGGTGCCGTTGACACTGTcgtgatctcctcttgccttttcCCATGTTTCCCCTCTCatttgctctcgttaggtatttcgctgtggccgagaaccgccgtccgccatggccattgcaggggtagccagCGAGCTTCTCGGATTGACCTCGTGGCACATGACCGCTCCTATGCGTGCCCATGCCCGAGCCTGCTTctcttcttccgcgcccgcgggGCCACGCTGTCCACTGCCGTCGcgctcgccgcagccaccgcaccactgtgaCCCGCGCGACGCACACCCTGGCCACGCGCCACACTCTCACTAgctgcgctcgccccgtctgctgccgcctatcccttcgctTGCCCCGCAGTCGCGCCCCTGCCTCACGCCCCCTCCTGTCACGGCCATCTTCTGCCAACCGCCCCCTCGGCCATGCCGGCCGCTTGCCTCGCCTGATGCGTGCTGCTATGCGCTTCTCTACCGCTGGTACGCTGCTGCGCCATGTCCTCGACAGCTCCGTGGACAAACATGCGGAGGGATTGTCAATGGagtacgaggaggaggtggcgaagaaggtgtggagaggcaggaggtctggggTGGCGTCAactggctgtggtggaggtgtttatgcgagaaggagccggagcAGAAGAAGAGGTCGCAATTGGAAATAAtcacaaaaaaaatcataacctgaagatctcattccaaaaaaatgctaatattgatggaggggtgatttccttcgataggtggaaaacataggaaatattggttgttatcaaggaaaggtaaaaatttaggaaagttaggattttgaactgatttctatgcaaatggggttttattgtttggtaacgtgatatcagtacctgcccgtttgtgacgtgtccgattaggaaagtttgcaaatgttaagaaactatttattgggaggaaagtttgtgacgtgtttgttatttgtttcctgaaacaaatttcactaatgagagaaatcaattgatttagataagttaggaaagttagattaaaatatattatttgtttcctgaaaatcggTTATATgttaggaaagttctggttgtaataaagagtggagaaaaaaataaaccgataaACCAGGATGGGAGAAGGTGATGGAAGGAGAGACGAAAAAAATGAGCGAAAATAAACCAGCAAAAATAAACCAATGAAAATAAACCGTGAAGATTATTCATTAACTGCTCCATTAGAAATAGAGATGCAATTCATATGTTTTGATGGCTTGTCTCACATAACCAAACCAGCGTGCATCGCATGTGTGGGCTGGTCACGCAGCGCATTTCGACTTCGTGTGCGTGCGTATCTATCTATCTACCGCTGTACCGCTGGTCGGTGTAGCAAATAATTGAGGAGGGAGTGAGGGAGGAGCCTCCACCATCCCACGCGTCGGGCGCTCCGTGGCCAGCGGCCGCAGCTTCCCTTTCGGGCTTGGGACGGAGCTCACTGCACGCTGCCCCCTCCCCAGGCAGCacccgaggccggcggcggcggcgacggcggcggcgatctgtCCACTCCACCCATGGACACGGACGAGTTCTTCAACCCAGGTGAGTGACCACCACCTCCCCGTCCGTCcttccttctttttctttttctttctttcgatTTGCCCCTCCGTCCTCCTTCATGCCCCCCgaccggccggccggccggagaAAAATGCGGCCTTCTCTTACATCGATCCGTGGCCCCATCCATGCCCAGGCTGCGCCGGGACGGCCGGCGACGGCTGCGACTGCGGGGACTGCGAGGAGCGGAGGCACGACCACGGCCGCACCAAGCACTTCGTCCTCTTCGCCTCCGACAACAAAGATTTTCTGGTGAGAacccctcctgctcctcctcctctctctctatgCTCTGATCCCGTCGATCGATTCAGAGTTTCCTCTCTACATTTCCTCCTTCCAGACACAAGGGTGGGTTCAATTTGAGGGTTTTTTGGGACTGAAAAAAATGCCTAATTTCATCCTTGGCTTAAAATGTCGCTGTAAAATCTGCCTTGGgggaatggatagagcatgacattttGCCTTGGGTGGGGGGAAATTTGTTTCACAACATATGTATGTAATGTACCAGGAGGTGGCAGGAACAAGTCTTTACAGTATGTGTTTATTGTTGAGTACTTTTTGCAAGTGAAAAGAATGATTCCCTTCCAATGCTGCTAATGTTGACAAGAGATAGCCCCTGCCCTTTCCCTTCCTCCCATTTGTTAGTTAATTCATTCTGTTGCTGCTCCTAGAAAGGGAGGGCTTTTCAGCCAGTATTATTTTGGGGTGTTCAGATTTCATGAAAAGCAATGTTTCATTTTGTTCTTACCTATGCTGTGTGCCTGAAATAGATGGCGTTTATATACATGCTAGAATTGTTCCATACCCTCTGCTACTGCATGCAATCTGAATTGTGTCGGCATTTTCTTCAAATAGTGCAGTGTGAAACTCAATGCCCACAAACGCTGAAACCTAATATCTCACTCTAACCAAACTGAATATTTCTGACAGTGCATACCGTGGGAGGTCACAAGACAGCTGAGAAATATGATCGCCCACTCTGAGCCTATCAAACTTGAAACTCCTGATGGCCATGTGTACAGTGTTGAATTCGTCAAGTTCGGCCTGATAACTCTTACGACTGGGTGGCGGCACTTTGTGGATGCTAATCATATACGACAAGGTGACCCCATCACGTTCGTCTACTGTGGGCGCTCCACGTTCAAGGTCCACTTCAAGGGCACTTCATCCGGTCACAAGAATTCTCTGCCCTCTTCTCAACAGCCTCCCAACATCTTTAGAGCCAAACCTCCTCGTGATCATCACGTGCTGAATGGTAAAGTGAATTAGGACCTTCGAGTCGAGTGCTTTTGGCAATGCTTTTCTGATCATTATAACAGTGTTCTTTCTTGATGTGCAGAACAAGTGGTGCCTGATCCTGCACATGTTCGGACGTCAACCGACTTTGGCTATACCATGTTCCCCGGGACCTGCCTAACcaaagcacaagagaagaaagtgCTAGAGCTAGCTGATAGCAGCATGAGGTCTGAAATTCCTCTGCATGTGGCAGCTATGAACAAAAGAAATGCCAATGAGGACTACTATGTTGTAAGTTGCATCCTTCCTCAGATAATTTCCTGGTTGTGTATGACTGTATGTCACTCCGATCCATAGGCTATTAATTCCTGCTTGTATTTTTTTTCGATGTTCTTGCAGTACATACCATTGGGGCTTTTGGACAATTTCGAAGAGGGGATAACTGCAACTACCATTCAGCTCGAAGCCCATGGCAACGGCATGGTATACTTTGTTGCCGCAAGCAAGCAACGTGACGATCAAATAATCCTCGAATCCGAGTTGAGTCATTTTGTAGCTTCTCTCCGCATACAAGACAATGACCTCCTCGTCTTCAGAAGCATGAGGAAAGATCGCCTTGAAGTTTTTGTCCTTGACCCGATCGGTTGTGAGAAAACTTGTTTTGCCATGGGAAACTCTTCAAATGCCCGAGAAGTGCGTGAAGATCCGGTTGAGATTGTTGATCCACCCCAGCATACTGTTATTGATTTGAGTTCTGATGACGATGAAGTCGTGGAAAAAGGCACGGCAACATCAAGGGGGAAGCAGCGGCCACTACGAGGCTATCGTGCAGAAGCTCAGAAGATGGCTTCGACATCCTCCCGTCGTACTAAGTCAGGTGATAGTATTGTAGTTAGTTACCCTGTGCATTTCATTCCATTTACCATATTTTAGACGATCGACTTGTGGTTATGGTATGCTCACCACAAGAAAGTATGGCATGTTTTTCAGGACACAAAGCTGACAAGTCGAAGAAAGCCAGTCTAGAAGCTCCTATGTCTAACAAGCCTTACATATCAACCAGTGGGACGAAGCTAACTAGGCGACAAGAGGAGAAAGTAGAGGAGAAAGTCCAGGCAATTGGATCTGAATTCCCTGTGTTTGTGAAGGTGATGAATGAACGTGATGTTTGGAGCCCAAAACGTCTGGTGAGTTTAGAACTTCAGATACCACAGGCAATATGTATAGTCCATTTCTCATCCAAAAGCTCGCAAGTTTAGAACCATTTTCTTGTTGAATTAACCGTCGGCCTGAGATTCGATCGCCATGCATCTTGACACGCTCTTTACTGAACAGAGCTTCAGCCTGGAATATGCTTCGGCGTGTCGTCTCCCGCTTGAACAAACACATGTCATACTTGGGCTGGAGGGTAGCAACATGAAGTGGTCTAGCAGGATGGTGGCCCAGAAACATAAGGATGTGAGGCATATTAGCTCATTTTGGAAGGACCTTGTCTTGCTGGCCGGGATGAAGGTAGGAGACATCTGCCTCGTTGAACTGGCAGACAGGAGCAGCGAGAGCCTCACGATGACGGTCCATCTGATCCGCAAGCTCTAGCTCTAGTTTGTGTGTGGTCTGTACTATGATGGCTTTTAACTCAGCTGTTGTATGCattgcttgatgattgttttgaacaACCTGGTGTTAGTTTGGGTAAACACTGAACCCTTGACCCTCATCTCCTGtagtactgctgctgctgctgatcagTTTTTCTTGCTGAAGAGATGTTTCATTTTATTGCTGATTTCTTTATTGTTTCTTGTTGAGACAAGTCTTATTTTGTTGCTGATTGGGGTGTCTCCAGCTGACCAAAATTTTCTTCGGCATTGTGTTGGTGTTCCCTACTTGCTTGTGCTGCTGCATGCACAAAGAAAAAGGCCATCTCATCTCAGGTGCATATATTACATACTCAGaaagtttggtggtgcagaagctACATATACAGTACAGTAGTATAGGACAAGCAGATCCAGTGAAATCAAAAGCTCTTTCCAAAGGCACAAATCAAAAGCTCTTTCCAAAGGCACATGCATACAATAAGTGCAGAAGGGTGAAActagtttttatttattttatttttttttaaaacatcTTTTGCCAGCCTCTTGTGGCTTCTTATTATGCCTCCAAGTCGAAGATAACCAACCCAACCTAGGGTTCCTGCTCTGTCGGTCAGCGAAGCACCGGTTGTGAAGACAGGGTTCTCAGGAAGGGCGCTTGACGGCGTGGGCTGAGCCAAACATCCAAGCACGAGGTTGAGCTTTGCAGGGGGCTGGCCTTCGGTTCCTCAATCTAATCTCAAGGGGCAGCCATTTTCGTGGGCTCCCATGTTGCATTCTCGGCCGATTTTACCAAGCTCAAATTCAGCAAAATGCTGCCTAGCAAGCGGCACCGATTTCATCACGGATCATCCAGCATCTTTTATCTGTTCACCGTGCCATCTTCCATTGCTGTAATAATTGTCATAGTCTGTCTCCAACCTTCTCAAATTCGGCAAAAATCTTCCTAGCAAGCAGCACTGATATGTTGCCTTATCTGGGCCATAACGACTGTGGGGTTGGGCCTCCATAGGCCTTATCTGGGATTTACGTCGCCATGGGCCTACCTTGTGAGAGATAACCTCATCACTTCCCTCGTTAGACCTTATTTCGACGCAATTATTAAGCTCAAATGAAGTGGGGAGCAGCTAGTTGGCGAGCGCTCCTtcaggagcctctcaacaatcatTTTGGGGTGGGCTGAGAACACGTCACTTGGTgcgctctcagccgccgccacgtgtcacgcGTTGGTGCTTCATCcggatttatttttatttttcacacGCGTTTTCGGCGTTTTAAACGGGTTTTTTGGGTCTTTTTTGCGTTTTGGTTTTTCACccgtcttccttagcttttggacccaaaaaaaatacaaaaaacacGGTTTTTTTTAACcacaagaggcacggttttgcttccatgagaggcacggtcCTGCCTCTCAGAAATGGAATAAAAaacatattttctatttttttcttcctagagaggcacggttttgcttccgcgagaaggaGGAACAGTCGTGCATCttgaaaactgaaaaaaaaacgcgtattttatttcttttttcttcccCGAGAGGCACGATCGTgactctcggaaacaaaaaaacatgttttctgtttttttcttccgcaAGAGACACAATTATGCTTTCGTGAAAGGCACGGCCATGCCTTTTttggaaaggaaaaaaatgtgCTCTCGGTTCGGTTTTTGCGTCCAGTTTTTTTCATGGAAAAAGTTCACATATCTAAAAAAATGTTGACGgactcaaaaaatgttcatgattttaaaatatatattcatatatctaaaaaatgttcacgagttccaaaaaatgttcatgaacttttataaaatgttcacaaattctaaaaatattcacgaatttgtAAAAAAAAATGTTTACGTATTTtgaaaatgttcgtgaattcaagaaatgttcatatttttttaaatgttcacaaAAGTGAAAAAAACGTGATTTTCTAAATACTgttccaaaattttaaaaaacaTCAATTCAAAAATGTTATCAAATTTAAAAAAACTGCTCACAATTTCAGAAAAATGTACATGGATTTTTTTGAataaatcgtgaatttaaaaaatgttcatgaattcaaaaaaatattcacaaatttaaaaCATGTTCATCATCTCCAAAAATATCATGATTTAATAAatgttcatgaatctgaaaatggttcaaaaaatagggaaaaagaaagaaagacaagcgaaaagaaaatgaaaacccaaaaaaattgaaAACCCGGTTTGGTATGGTTCCTAAAACTGAGTTAGTTGTGCTGGCCGAAATGTATGCAGCCAGAAGCCAGGGGTGCACATGCGGTCGCTAACCAGCGAGCCGCACGCCAAATAGGATCCCCGCTGGTCACTCGACCCCACGAGTAGGTGGATCAAGGAACCAAGAAAGGAAGTACTCACTCCGTAAGGCGAAAATGCATAGGAGCTCTCGGGTGCTACGCCCccctatattcaaaaataatttagtaattcaaaataagtcaaaaaatccCGGAACTTTTTATGGAATCAAACCTGACCAGGTATTGCACTCGTATAAAAAGATTTAAACAGGAAATGACTTTTATTGTATCCGGGGTCAAAGATTTCCCAAAAAATGCTAGAAACAAGTACTATTCATGCTATATTGTCATcataaatttgtttttttttgccctgAAGACAACGAGAATTATTCCTTGGCCAAACATTTTATATGAGTACAATACCTAGTCAAATTTGGTTCAAAAATATATCCAagatttttttttggcttttttgaattaTTACATTATTTTTTAATATAGGGGGGTGGAGCACCCGAGTGCTCCTAATCTGCTTCCCTCCGTAaggctcttatattagtttacagagggagtagaagcCACAGCCACAAAGCAATGTCACAAAAAGGCTGTCTTTTGCCAGACTGAACCACACGCCATCCGAGAAGAGAACCTTGAGTAAAAAACGTTCGCCAAGGATGTAAAACACATGGCTCCCAGCGGCAGATGCGTGAACACTCTGCTTACATAACATGCTCGACGGATGACCACAACGGGCAAGGCCATGATCCATCCCGACTCCCGAGCCACCCAAACAGGTTCTATGGCCAGCTTTGCAACACAAACATTTCGTCTTCCGGGCTCATTCGCATCTCTGGGCTCTTGTGATCTCCCACACAGGGAGGGCCTCGGCGTTCTCGGCGTACCCATCGACCCGCTTGCTGGTGTTGGCGATGGCGACCGTGAAGCTCTCGTTCTGGAGGGTGAAGAGATACATCGCCTGTTCGTCCTGGTCGTTTATCATCAGAAAGAAAAAACTTCAGTCAGAACGTAGTTAGTAATAGTAGCTAGTAGCAGCAGCAACCTAACTGGCAGACACGATAGCAAATGAGACCACCAGGGCAATGTTCCAATAATGGAAATTATGGTTTATGCACATGATTTCATGTTGAGACGTGATTAACAATACATACTTTCGCTCAAGAAATGAGGACACTATTGCTGCCATTTTAGAAAAATCAGAAGCACTCATGCAACCATAATTAATTTAAGTAACTATACGTGAAATGCCACCAGTTAATGTCCACCTTAGAAGTTGTCGGTAAAATATTCGAAAGGGATGTTGAAAAGCACTACCTCAAATATTAGGTATATTATATGAGTGGTATGGTAAGTTCACCAGTTAATACCTCAGGGAGTTCCATGTATTCATCAGGAGATATCTGAAGGAACTCTACAGCCGTTTGACCAACACACCATGCAAAGACCTTCTCGCTGTCGTCTGCAATGGTCAAGTGCAACTGAAAGCCAGGCGTGCATCCATTCTGGCAGGCCACTTTACACAAGGAACACTGAAGCCCATCTGGCAGTTCATCCACAACATAACCACAGAGATTGTGGAATAACGACAACTTTAAACTGTCGCAATCGATGTGGTCAAGTCGAACACGGCATATCTGTACAAGATGTCAAATAAATGCAGGCTGTCAGCACAAAGAATTGACTGCAGTTGAAGAATGCAGTAAGTTCTTAGAAACATCAGTAAAAAAAATGGTGGTATCTGATGACTGGTTTTATTGTACTTTTACAGATTTCAACCTATGGTCAGTGGTTGTTTCCTGAAGTATGTTCGTATCTAAACTTGAAATGCTTTAGAAGAGATCTTGTAGCAGTAATTGTCTAGTGGAAAAGAGTTACATGTGTTCTGTTTGCTGAATGGGGCAGATCTGACAAGAGTGATATATTAT from Triticum aestivum cultivar Chinese Spring chromosome 4A, IWGSC CS RefSeq v2.1, whole genome shotgun sequence harbors:
- the LOC123087804 gene encoding B3 domain-containing protein Os03g0620400; protein product: MDTDEFFNPGCAGTAGDGCDCGDCEERRHDHGRTKHFVLFASDNKDFLCIPWEVTRQLRNMIAHSEPIKLETPDGHVYSVEFVKFGLITLTTGWRHFVDANHIRQGDPITFVYCGRSTFKVHFKGTSSGHKNSLPSSQQPPNIFRAKPPRDHHVLNEQVVPDPAHVRTSTDFGYTMFPGTCLTKAQEKKVLELADSSMRSEIPLHVAAMNKRNANEDYYVYIPLGLLDNFEEGITATTIQLEAHGNGMVYFVAASKQRDDQIILESELSHFVASLRIQDNDLLVFRSMRKDRLEVFVLDPIGCEKTCFAMGNSSNAREVREDPVEIVDPPQHTVIDLSSDDDEVVEKGTATSRGKQRPLRGYRAEAQKMASTSSRRTKSGHKADKSKKASLEAPMSNKPYISTSGTKLTRRQEEKVEEKVQAIGSEFPVFVKVMNERDVWSPKRLSFSLEYASACRLPLEQTHVILGLEGSNMKWSSRMVAQKHKDVRHISSFWKDLVLLAGMKVGDICLVELADRSSESLTMTVHLIRKL